The Fructilactobacillus myrtifloralis genome contains a region encoding:
- a CDS encoding ACT domain-containing protein yields the protein MKQYYIVDQSLLPDMFGKVIAARQLLEEGKAANISEAVKAVGISRGSYYKYKDMVYSTDEATWNRKAVISLMLNDRPGVLSQVLKQVAESGASILTINQNIPIHQMASVVISIDLSHITITIDDLLANFKRVAGTSQIRLVSIE from the coding sequence ATTAAACAGTATTACATTGTAGATCAATCATTACTGCCAGATATGTTTGGCAAGGTAATCGCTGCCCGCCAGTTATTAGAAGAGGGCAAGGCCGCTAACATTAGCGAAGCCGTGAAGGCCGTGGGTATCAGCCGCGGGAGCTACTATAAATATAAGGATATGGTTTATTCAACTGACGAAGCAACGTGGAACCGCAAAGCGGTGATTTCACTGATGCTGAACGATCGCCCGGGGGTATTGTCACAAGTTTTGAAGCAGGTGGCAGAGAGCGGGGCCAGTATCCTAACGATTAACCAAAACATTCCGATTCACCAGATGGCAAGCGTGGTAATTTCAATTGATTTGAGTCACATTACGATCACGATTGATGATTTATTGGCAAACTTTAAACGGGTAGCGGGAACGAGTCAAATTCGGCTGGTTTCAATCGAATAA
- a CDS encoding putative polysaccharide biosynthesis protein, translated as MDNDVENNQLEEQQQFADSERAKGQMLKGSAWMTIGSILSRILGALYIIPWRLIFGASLFPIANSLYTQGYNIYSFVLIVAIAGIPSAIAKQVAHYNALNEYGVGVQLYKKGIILSILMGIISALILWFAAPLLTNGDPNVIPVIHSLAWAVLIIPAMSLTRGYFQGYEDMAPSAISQFVEQLARVIYMLASAFIILKVLHGSYVTAVSQSTFAACIGAIFGFLILGWYYWKRRHYYHNLVAHSNNQLQVPTNQLYREIISQAVPFVILGAGVTIFSLIDQFTFFDIMRLATNFSERALQVDYAVFAGNANKLTMIVISLASSLAITVVPLLSTAFTKRNRAMMRDQLSNTMILFEFVMLPASLGMAAVAGPLNRTFYGTANMDFGSNVLTFAAITAIPIGLFVVTSAVMQGVSQNRRAVKYFVIGTIAKVITQFPLVYWFGAFGTLMSTVVGFTVANLLIIHSLNHDFGFEVHKMLMDSADLIAYALIMYVITLVTVYAMNFLIGLVGNPYSSLMSLVVTGVAALIGGSVYMYFTLKSRLADQVLGARVGRLRTVLHIS; from the coding sequence GTGGATAACGATGTTGAAAACAATCAGTTAGAAGAGCAACAACAATTTGCGGATTCGGAACGAGCCAAGGGCCAAATGCTCAAGGGGTCTGCCTGGATGACGATTGGGAGTATCCTGTCGCGAATTCTCGGGGCACTTTACATCATTCCCTGGCGGCTCATCTTTGGAGCCTCCTTATTCCCGATTGCGAACTCACTGTATACCCAGGGTTATAACATTTACAGTTTTGTTTTAATTGTGGCCATTGCTGGGATTCCCTCTGCCATTGCAAAGCAAGTAGCCCACTATAATGCGTTAAATGAGTATGGAGTTGGAGTGCAGCTGTATAAAAAGGGAATTATCCTGTCAATCTTGATGGGAATCATTAGTGCCCTGATTTTATGGTTTGCCGCGCCGTTGCTTACGAATGGAGATCCCAATGTGATTCCGGTGATTCACTCGTTAGCCTGGGCGGTGCTGATTATTCCCGCAATGAGCTTAACCCGGGGGTACTTTCAGGGATATGAAGACATGGCGCCGTCTGCGATTTCCCAGTTTGTGGAACAGTTGGCCCGTGTCATTTACATGTTGGCCTCAGCCTTCATCATCCTAAAGGTGCTTCACGGAAGCTACGTGACGGCGGTGTCGCAATCAACCTTTGCGGCCTGTATCGGAGCCATCTTCGGGTTCTTAATTCTGGGGTGGTATTACTGGAAACGGCGCCACTATTACCATAATTTGGTGGCACACAGTAATAACCAGCTTCAGGTCCCAACCAACCAGTTATACAGAGAAATCATTAGTCAAGCGGTGCCATTTGTGATTTTGGGGGCAGGAGTTACCATCTTTTCCCTGATTGATCAGTTTACCTTCTTTGACATTATGCGGTTAGCAACTAACTTTTCCGAACGGGCATTACAAGTGGACTACGCCGTCTTTGCCGGAAATGCCAACAAGCTGACCATGATCGTGATTTCCTTAGCATCGTCGCTGGCCATCACGGTGGTTCCGCTATTATCCACGGCCTTTACAAAGCGAAATCGGGCCATGATGCGAGATCAACTGTCTAACACCATGATTTTGTTTGAGTTCGTGATGTTACCGGCTTCTCTAGGAATGGCTGCGGTCGCTGGTCCGTTGAACCGGACTTTTTACGGAACGGCCAACATGGACTTTGGGAGTAACGTGTTAACCTTTGCGGCGATTACCGCGATTCCAATTGGTTTATTTGTGGTTACCTCTGCCGTGATGCAGGGGGTATCGCAAAATCGCCGGGCGGTGAAGTACTTTGTGATTGGAACGATTGCCAAGGTCATCACTCAATTCCCACTGGTGTACTGGTTTGGCGCGTTTGGAACCTTAATGTCCACGGTCGTTGGGTTTACCGTAGCCAACCTTCTCATCATTCATTCCTTAAACCATGACTTTGGATTCGAAGTCCACAAAATGTTGATGGATTCGGCTGATTTAATTGCGTACGCTTTGATTATGTATGTAATTACCTTAGTCACAGTTTATGCCATGAACTTTTTGATTGGCTTAGTGGGGAACCCCTATAGTTCGCTGATGAGTCTGGTAGTTACCGGAGTGGCAGCGCTAATTGGCGGAAGTGTGTACATGTACTTTACCCTAAAGAGCCGCCTTGCCGACCAGGTTTTAGGTGCCCGAGTTGGACGATTACGGACCGTATTGCACATTAGTTAA
- a CDS encoding zinc-dependent alcohol dehydrogenase family protein — MKAAKFIQPGEMRIEDAPMPTIEKPTDAIIKMVRASVCGSDLWWYRGISEREHGSATGHEGIGIVESVGSAVKNVQPGDFVITPFTHGCGHCAACLAGFDGNCMNRESGVNNGYQAQYLRFSNASWALVKIPGQPSDYSDDMLNSFVTLSDVMATGYHAAATAEVKPGDTVAVMGDGAVGLCGVISAKLRGATRIIAMSRHEDRQKLAREFGATEIVPERGDEAVQHVLDLTDGNGVDAVLECVGTEQSVDTATKIVRPGAVIGRVGIPQKPEMNTNQLFYNNTGLRGGIASVTTYDKEELLQAVLDGKINPGKVFTQQFSLDEIQAAYEAMDHRQAIKSLLLIDD; from the coding sequence ATGAAAGCAGCAAAATTTATTCAACCCGGGGAAATGCGGATCGAAGACGCCCCCATGCCAACCATTGAAAAACCAACTGATGCCATCATCAAAATGGTCCGAGCCAGTGTTTGTGGTTCAGATTTATGGTGGTACCGGGGCATTTCAGAGCGGGAACATGGCTCTGCCACTGGTCACGAAGGAATCGGAATCGTTGAATCCGTTGGATCAGCAGTCAAAAACGTTCAACCAGGTGACTTTGTCATTACCCCCTTTACCCACGGGTGTGGCCACTGTGCCGCTTGTTTAGCTGGTTTTGACGGTAACTGTATGAACCGCGAATCCGGTGTTAACAACGGTTACCAAGCCCAATATCTCCGGTTTTCAAACGCTAGCTGGGCGCTCGTTAAAATCCCTGGTCAACCATCTGACTACTCTGATGACATGCTGAATTCATTCGTCACCCTCTCAGACGTTATGGCCACCGGTTACCATGCAGCTGCTACCGCTGAAGTTAAACCAGGCGATACGGTCGCTGTAATGGGTGACGGTGCCGTTGGTCTGTGTGGGGTCATCTCCGCCAAACTCCGGGGTGCCACCCGCATCATCGCCATGAGTCGGCATGAAGATCGGCAAAAGCTCGCGCGTGAATTTGGCGCCACCGAAATTGTCCCCGAACGGGGTGACGAAGCGGTCCAACACGTCTTAGACCTTACGGATGGAAACGGCGTCGATGCCGTCCTCGAATGTGTGGGAACGGAACAATCTGTGGATACCGCCACTAAAATTGTTCGCCCCGGGGCCGTCATCGGTCGCGTGGGGATTCCCCAAAAACCAGAAATGAACACCAACCAACTCTTCTACAACAACACCGGTTTACGTGGCGGAATTGCCTCCGTTACCACCTATGACAAAGAGGAATTGCTCCAAGCCGTCTTAGACGGAAAAATTAATCCTGGCAAGGTCTTTACGCAACAATTTAGTTTGGATGAAATCCAAGCTGCTTACGAAGCCATGGATCACCGTCAAGCCATCAAATCCCTGTTACTAATTGATGACTAA
- the pepV gene encoding dipeptidase PepV translates to MTDWKATAAKYQDQYLADLKQLVAIDSSRDVENQTDEFPLGPGPAKALNQFLTFADRDGFTTKNIDNVVGYIEYGTGDDYFAILGHADTVPAGNGWDTNPFELLVEEGQAIGRGTSDDKGPALSAYYGLRILKDLGIEPKLKIRLIIGTDEETNWTGMNRYFETEPAPKAGFSPDAEFPLINGEKGNVTFETHFDGASAIAEQQLLSFNAGLKENMVPRDAEAFVTMEDPDTVIQQFDTFIGASPVSGSASIVGKQVHFEVVGKAAHGMEPRNGINAGTYLAMFLKQLPLDQAGTNFIRFITNNLHDDSRAEQLGLQFHDDVMGDLTMNVGLMTYDAETGGVINTNFRYPKGIEPATIQQHLEQAAGPYQASVTQVSNMEPHFVPADDPLVTDLMAVYREQTGQAAAKPEVVGGGTFARLMEHGVAFGALFPGATDTMHQANEFQPVSDLMLAMSIYAQAIFTVTK, encoded by the coding sequence ATGACAGATTGGAAAGCAACGGCAGCCAAGTATCAAGATCAGTATCTTGCTGATTTAAAGCAACTGGTTGCAATTGACAGTTCCCGGGATGTAGAAAATCAGACGGATGAATTTCCCCTAGGACCTGGGCCTGCTAAGGCTTTGAACCAGTTTTTGACGTTTGCGGACCGCGATGGCTTTACCACGAAAAACATTGATAACGTGGTAGGGTACATTGAATACGGAACTGGTGACGACTACTTTGCCATTTTAGGGCATGCCGATACGGTTCCCGCTGGCAATGGTTGGGACACGAATCCCTTTGAACTATTAGTGGAAGAGGGACAGGCCATTGGTCGGGGGACTTCTGATGATAAAGGACCAGCATTATCAGCCTACTATGGACTACGGATTTTAAAGGACTTAGGCATTGAACCGAAGTTGAAAATCCGGTTAATCATTGGAACCGATGAAGAAACCAATTGGACCGGGATGAACCGTTACTTTGAAACTGAACCGGCTCCCAAAGCCGGGTTCTCGCCCGATGCCGAATTCCCGCTCATTAATGGGGAAAAGGGAAATGTCACCTTTGAAACCCACTTTGATGGAGCCAGTGCCATTGCCGAACAGCAGTTATTATCCTTTAATGCGGGTCTGAAAGAAAACATGGTGCCCCGTGATGCCGAAGCCTTTGTAACGATGGAAGATCCCGATACGGTGATTCAGCAATTTGATACCTTTATCGGAGCGAGCCCGGTTAGTGGCTCGGCTAGTATCGTTGGAAAACAAGTCCACTTTGAAGTGGTTGGGAAAGCGGCCCACGGGATGGAACCGCGCAACGGGATTAACGCTGGAACCTACTTAGCAATGTTTCTAAAGCAACTCCCATTGGATCAGGCGGGCACGAACTTCATTCGTTTCATTACGAATAACCTGCATGATGATTCCCGTGCCGAACAATTAGGGCTCCAGTTTCACGATGACGTGATGGGGGATCTCACCATGAACGTGGGATTGATGACCTACGATGCTGAAACGGGGGGTGTGATTAATACGAACTTCCGTTATCCAAAGGGAATCGAACCAGCAACGATCCAACAACACTTAGAGCAGGCAGCGGGTCCTTATCAAGCATCGGTAACCCAGGTTAGCAATATGGAACCCCACTTCGTTCCCGCTGACGATCCGTTAGTGACGGATTTAATGGCCGTTTATCGTGAACAAACCGGACAAGCAGCTGCTAAACCAGAAGTAGTTGGTGGGGGAACGTTTGCCCGCCTCATGGAACATGGAGTGGCCTTTGGAGCCTTGTTCCCCGGAGCTACTGATACCATGCACCAAGCCAATGAATTTCAACCTGTGAGCGATTTGATGTTGGCAATGTCCATTTACGCCCAGGCCATCTTTACGGTGACAAAGTAA
- a CDS encoding ArgE/DapE family deacylase, with protein sequence MEQEAKIQILRDLIQIPTVNGNEGALSEYLVNLLDQHGIASQVTPLATDADRTNLIVEVGTGNTDQILGFTGHQDTVAVGDEAAWQYPPFAATVVGDKLYGRGAADMKSGLAAEVIALIELVESGTPLPGRIRLIITAGEEFGAPGAYQVAPELLTDLDALVVGEATDGDVTYAHSGSFNYRIVSKGKAAHSSVPTQGINAIQGLAHYMAQEAQLFTDLPVDDQLGKVQHSVTVIQGGEQINTIPDAATLFGNVRPTPAFDNQSVRDLIQQTIDTINRTTDYQLELQVIHDFYPVESVQQSWLVQTAVEIAQAAYPDRNIQAGIDNGATDASVFVQHQPDLPVIVLGPDKAGTSHQINEHTTISSFLTTIEIYKHLAEQFFATPK encoded by the coding sequence ATGGAACAGGAAGCAAAAATCCAAATTTTACGGGATTTGATTCAAATTCCGACCGTGAATGGAAACGAAGGGGCGCTATCTGAGTACCTCGTGAACCTCTTAGATCAGCATGGCATTGCCAGTCAGGTTACACCATTAGCTACCGATGCCGACCGGACGAATCTAATCGTGGAAGTTGGCACGGGAAATACTGACCAAATTTTAGGGTTTACTGGACACCAGGATACGGTGGCCGTCGGAGACGAAGCGGCCTGGCAATACCCACCATTCGCTGCCACGGTAGTTGGTGACAAATTATACGGTCGGGGAGCGGCAGACATGAAAAGTGGCTTAGCTGCGGAAGTAATCGCACTCATCGAACTTGTGGAGAGTGGGACTCCGCTTCCGGGCCGGATTCGCTTAATCATCACGGCGGGAGAAGAGTTTGGGGCACCGGGTGCTTATCAAGTGGCGCCCGAGTTGTTAACTGATTTGGATGCCCTCGTTGTGGGAGAAGCCACTGATGGAGACGTCACCTACGCGCATTCTGGAAGTTTTAACTACCGGATCGTTAGTAAGGGCAAGGCCGCGCATAGTTCGGTGCCCACCCAGGGAATTAATGCCATTCAGGGATTGGCCCACTACATGGCTCAAGAAGCGCAGCTGTTTACAGACTTACCGGTTGATGACCAGCTCGGAAAGGTCCAACACAGCGTAACGGTGATTCAGGGAGGCGAACAGATCAACACGATTCCAGACGCAGCCACATTATTCGGAAACGTGCGGCCCACCCCGGCCTTTGATAACCAGTCCGTGCGTGATTTAATCCAGCAGACGATTGACACCATCAATCGCACCACTGATTATCAGTTAGAATTACAGGTGATTCATGATTTCTATCCCGTGGAGAGTGTTCAGCAGTCCTGGTTAGTGCAAACGGCCGTTGAAATTGCCCAGGCTGCTTATCCAGACCGCAACATTCAAGCTGGGATTGATAACGGGGCCACCGATGCGAGTGTCTTTGTGCAACATCAGCCCGATTTACCGGTGATCGTACTGGGCCCCGATAAGGCCGGGACGTCCCATCAAATTAATGAACATACCACGATTAGTAGTTTTTTAACGACCATTGAGATTTACAAGCACCTCGCGGAGCAGTTTTTTGCAACCCCTAAATAA
- a CDS encoding TMEM175 family protein, translated as MKKSRVEALTDAIVAIIMTIMVLDFRVPTTPHFYEIFDNVPELFAYIVSFIFIGVAWYNQHFMFYLVKRITKKIYWANNLWLFTMSLIPIVSAWVGKFMNDVGPQLFYLLFFTAWNLAYLFLAKVILNEMKHEGDQTGIKEITEMCSYRFLTSWGFPLLVIGTGIAILIFPFSGLVFSLIEIIINGIYTTPDGDKLEGPDGKKKKKQD; from the coding sequence TTGAAAAAATCACGAGTCGAGGCCCTGACCGATGCCATTGTCGCCATCATTATGACGATTATGGTACTGGACTTTCGGGTGCCGACTACCCCGCACTTCTATGAAATTTTTGATAACGTTCCAGAGTTATTCGCCTACATCGTTAGTTTTATTTTCATCGGCGTGGCTTGGTATAATCAACATTTCATGTTTTATCTCGTCAAACGTATTACCAAAAAGATTTACTGGGCAAACAACCTCTGGCTGTTTACAATGTCCCTCATTCCCATCGTTTCTGCCTGGGTAGGAAAATTCATGAACGACGTTGGTCCGCAGCTCTTCTACCTCTTATTTTTCACGGCTTGGAACCTGGCCTACCTCTTCTTGGCCAAGGTCATTCTGAACGAAATGAAGCACGAAGGTGATCAAACCGGCATTAAAGAAATCACCGAAATGTGTAGTTACCGGTTTCTCACTAGTTGGGGTTTCCCCTTACTGGTCATTGGAACTGGAATTGCAATTTTGATTTTCCCATTCAGCGGATTAGTGTTCAGCTTGATTGAGATCATTATTAACGGAATTTATACAACTCCAGATGGCGACAAACTTGAAGGTCCAGATGGAAAAAAGAAAAAAAAGCAGGATTAG
- a CDS encoding MetQ/NlpA family ABC transporter substrate-binding protein, with amino-acid sequence MSKRVKTGLWAVIIIFIVFMGYLSFGRGAAEQKNTITVGIMAGSKAEQQIWDSVAETAAQKYGLKVQFQRFTDYSQPNAALANHSIDVNAFQNYPFLDLWNQKHHDHIVAVGDTIIEPMRIYSYKHHTLDDLATGSTITVPNDANNESRALFVLQSAGLLKLKPHTKLADARSIVENPRKLKIKEVDASQTARSLNDVDAAVVNGNYAQTAALNPKQAIFTEPFNHQSKQWINFIAANRENRNDPRIKKLVKAYQTKTTARKIKAVSGINQIPAWNLNLK; translated from the coding sequence ATGTCAAAACGAGTGAAAACGGGTCTGTGGGCCGTCATTATCATTTTTATCGTGTTCATGGGCTACTTAAGCTTTGGACGCGGGGCTGCCGAACAAAAGAATACGATTACGGTCGGCATTATGGCGGGTTCCAAAGCAGAACAACAGATTTGGGATTCAGTTGCCGAAACAGCCGCGCAAAAATACGGTCTCAAGGTCCAATTTCAACGGTTTACGGATTACAGTCAGCCCAACGCAGCGCTTGCTAATCACAGTATTGACGTGAATGCCTTTCAAAATTATCCCTTTTTGGACCTTTGGAACCAAAAACACCATGATCACATTGTTGCGGTCGGAGATACAATCATTGAACCAATGCGGATTTACTCGTACAAACATCACACGCTTGATGACTTAGCAACTGGAAGTACCATTACGGTTCCTAATGACGCCAATAATGAGTCCCGGGCCCTATTCGTCCTGCAAAGTGCGGGCTTGTTAAAATTAAAGCCGCACACTAAGCTGGCGGATGCCCGTTCGATTGTAGAGAACCCCCGGAAGCTGAAGATTAAAGAGGTTGATGCTAGTCAAACGGCGCGTTCCTTAAATGATGTGGACGCCGCCGTGGTGAACGGGAACTACGCCCAGACGGCCGCTTTGAATCCGAAGCAAGCAATTTTTACGGAACCGTTTAACCACCAATCGAAACAGTGGATTAACTTTATCGCAGCTAACCGGGAGAATCGCAATGATCCACGGATTAAGAAGTTAGTTAAAGCCTACCAAACAAAAACGACGGCCCGCAAAATTAAAGCCGTCTCGGGGATTAACCAAATTCCTGCTTGGAACTTAAACTTAAAGTAG
- a CDS encoding alpha-keto acid decarboxylase family protein has translation MSSYTISDYLLDVLQYGQVHKVLGVPGDYNLNFLDHVLTRKDMEWCGNVNELNAAYLADGYARQQGLAAFVTTYGVGELSAINGFAGSQTEGVPVLEIVGLPTTDTQRQQKRVHHSLGDGQFGHFQAVHQELGIVTEVISARHAVTAVNRVIRKLVTTKQPAYLGLPCDLTELPVNPAFKQLIPTLFTAPDAIPVPTVPFQLVQQAIHAAQHPFVVIGQAISQFHLGPVLQAWLAEQNLPFVDLIDSKGAVTESMPQFMGTYHGKLANEALQAQVEQADVVFLLGSSLSDANTAGFSHQFDPDHTITMNPAVISLYGETLVENPQEQFPTWIQQLCQCQRVTSTKSPESTTPVQPAEPVAKPHQPVSQAFYQAALAHFVQPNDVVIAEQGTSQFTVEDLRLPAGAEVISQPLWASIGYAFPAALGSQLANPDRRHLLSIGDGSFLLTIQELAFAIEHQLTPIILLLDNQGYTIERVIHGEQARYNDVPQLNYQHLLTAFGAAPDTYRFAEITTETELITQFRELQQATPKLTLLQIRLQKLDAPQTLRKFVNLLYDDE, from the coding sequence ATGAGTTCGTATACGATTTCTGATTATCTTTTAGACGTTTTGCAGTATGGTCAGGTTCATAAGGTGCTGGGTGTTCCCGGTGATTATAATTTAAATTTCCTCGACCACGTCCTAACCCGAAAAGACATGGAGTGGTGTGGGAACGTTAACGAGTTAAACGCGGCGTACTTAGCAGATGGATATGCCCGTCAGCAAGGCTTGGCAGCGTTTGTAACGACGTACGGCGTCGGTGAGTTAAGTGCCATCAACGGCTTTGCCGGCAGTCAAACTGAGGGGGTCCCAGTCTTAGAAATCGTTGGCTTACCAACTACGGATACCCAACGACAACAAAAACGGGTACATCATAGCCTGGGAGACGGTCAGTTTGGGCATTTTCAAGCGGTGCACCAGGAACTGGGGATTGTGACCGAGGTGATCAGTGCTCGCCATGCGGTTACCGCTGTAAACCGGGTGATTAGAAAGCTGGTGACCACGAAGCAGCCGGCCTATTTAGGCTTGCCTTGTGATTTAACCGAACTTCCAGTTAATCCAGCGTTTAAACAATTAATTCCCACCTTGTTTACGGCACCAGATGCAATTCCAGTGCCTACCGTTCCGTTCCAATTAGTGCAACAGGCCATCCACGCGGCACAGCACCCGTTTGTGGTGATTGGGCAAGCAATTTCCCAGTTTCACTTAGGTCCAGTGTTGCAAGCGTGGCTCGCGGAGCAGAACCTTCCGTTTGTCGATTTGATTGACAGTAAGGGCGCCGTTACTGAATCCATGCCGCAGTTTATGGGCACCTATCACGGGAAACTGGCGAATGAGGCCTTACAAGCCCAAGTTGAACAAGCCGATGTGGTCTTTTTACTCGGGAGTTCCCTTTCGGATGCCAATACGGCCGGATTTTCCCACCAATTTGATCCCGACCACACCATCACCATGAACCCAGCGGTAATTTCGCTTTACGGAGAAACGCTGGTTGAGAACCCACAGGAGCAGTTTCCAACGTGGATTCAGCAATTGTGCCAGTGTCAGCGCGTGACGTCCACTAAATCACCAGAGTCAACGACTCCAGTCCAACCAGCCGAACCGGTTGCAAAGCCACACCAACCGGTCAGCCAAGCCTTCTATCAAGCGGCCTTGGCGCATTTTGTGCAACCAAACGACGTGGTGATTGCCGAACAAGGCACGTCCCAATTCACGGTTGAAGATTTACGGTTACCAGCTGGGGCCGAGGTAATCAGTCAGCCGTTGTGGGCCTCAATTGGGTATGCGTTCCCAGCGGCATTGGGAAGTCAACTGGCCAATCCTGACCGGCGCCATCTGCTTAGCATTGGGGACGGCTCGTTCTTATTGACGATCCAAGAGTTAGCCTTTGCAATTGAGCACCAGCTGACGCCCATTATCCTGTTGCTTGATAATCAGGGATACACGATTGAACGGGTCATTCATGGTGAACAGGCGCGGTATAATGATGTCCCCCAACTTAACTACCAACATTTGCTAACGGCCTTTGGGGCTGCTCCGGACACATACCGGTTTGCCGAGATCACTACAGAAACGGAGTTAATCACGCAGTTCCGGGAATTGCAGCAAGCCACGCCTAAATTAACGCTGTTACAAATTCGGCTGCAAAAGTTGGATGCTCCGCAAACCCTGCGCAAGTTTGTAAACTTACTGTATGATGATGAATAA
- a CDS encoding NAD(P)H-hydrate dehydratase, which produces MKLITASILPKVIRKRPVDSFKGTYGKVALIGGNQNYGGAIIMSTLGTVSAGAGLTTTFTAPSNQSSLHAWIPEAMFADYQDQTLLQQLLPTMTVISLGSGLGTDQQALELIHTVFDLVTPHQTLLLDGSALTLIARDHLQLPSANIILTPHQMEWERLTGVKLAEQNPETNQRAYNQLAANQPHLIAVVKSAQTEVFTPTGAFQNTTGTPAQATGGMGDTLAGIVSGFAAQFADLDAAVLAAVYTHSAVADQLAQQQYVVLPHQISAALPRFMHEHQAE; this is translated from the coding sequence TTGAAACTAATTACAGCATCCATTCTACCAAAAGTAATTCGAAAACGCCCAGTTGACAGTTTTAAGGGCACCTACGGCAAAGTCGCGCTCATCGGAGGTAACCAAAACTACGGCGGAGCTATCATCATGAGTACCTTAGGCACCGTTTCTGCAGGAGCTGGTTTGACAACAACCTTCACAGCCCCCAGCAACCAAAGCAGTCTCCACGCTTGGATTCCGGAGGCCATGTTTGCCGACTATCAGGACCAAACTTTACTCCAGCAACTCCTCCCCACGATGACCGTGATTAGCTTGGGCTCCGGGCTCGGAACCGACCAACAAGCCCTAGAGCTCATTCACACCGTCTTTGACCTGGTAACTCCCCACCAGACCCTGTTACTGGACGGTTCGGCGCTAACCCTAATCGCACGTGACCACCTGCAACTACCAAGCGCAAACATCATTCTCACCCCCCACCAGATGGAGTGGGAACGGCTCACCGGCGTCAAACTAGCGGAGCAAAATCCGGAAACTAATCAACGGGCCTACAACCAGCTAGCCGCTAACCAACCCCACTTAATTGCGGTGGTGAAGTCGGCGCAAACCGAGGTGTTTACCCCAACTGGAGCCTTTCAAAATACGACGGGCACGCCCGCGCAGGCTACGGGTGGAATGGGTGACACTCTTGCTGGAATCGTCAGTGGCTTTGCAGCCCAATTTGCCGATCTTGATGCCGCGGTGCTAGCAGCCGTTTATACCCACAGCGCGGTCGCTGACCAGCTAGCCCAACAGCAGTACGTAGTGTTACCCCACCAAATTTCAGCGGCGTTACCACGGTTTATGCACGAACACCAAGCAGAATAA